A portion of the Tenacibaculum todarodis genome contains these proteins:
- a CDS encoding DUF3575 domain-containing protein yields the protein MKKLLIVITMFISSFSQAQQEISVDLGDALAMKTLELTYEYYINPQSSIGVSALFNFEGRTSDFRYNEDRMITPFFRHYFTNNQNWNYFGEVFLGVNTGEDEVEIDGVKSYEDYTDGALGVSIGSKYVSSGGFVVAIHGGIGRNMFGSASPIIVPRVGVNLGYRF from the coding sequence ATGAAAAAATTATTGATAGTAATAACAATGTTTATTAGTTCATTTTCTCAAGCGCAACAAGAAATTAGTGTAGATTTAGGAGATGCTTTGGCAATGAAAACTTTGGAATTAACGTATGAATATTACATAAATCCACAATCTTCAATTGGTGTTTCTGCTTTATTTAATTTTGAAGGAAGAACTTCAGATTTTAGATATAATGAAGATAGAATGATTACACCTTTTTTCCGTCATTACTTTACAAATAACCAAAACTGGAATTATTTTGGGGAAGTTTTCTTGGGTGTAAATACTGGTGAAGATGAAGTTGAAATTGATGGTGTAAAAAGTTACGAAGACTATACAGATGGTGCTTTAGGCGTCTCAATAGGTTCTAAATATGTGTCTAGTGGTGGTTTTGTTGTTGCTATACATGGTGGAATTGGAAGAAACATGTTTGGATCTGCATCTCCAATTATTGTTCCTAGAGTTGGTGTTAATTTAGGATATAGATTCTAA
- a CDS encoding cupredoxin domain-containing protein — MKKLIAVVVIVLGFAFNTNAQTVKTVSLEQTSGEFTQKSLTLSEGTYVFEVSNNNAAPEVGLVLIKDGKDGSKPENHIKDAYVSQMVKHGKKESSKEVILKKGTYKYFCPFNKTPQYTLVVE; from the coding sequence ATGAAAAAATTAATAGCAGTAGTAGTAATTGTATTAGGATTTGCATTTAACACAAATGCACAAACAGTAAAAACAGTTTCTTTAGAGCAAACATCTGGAGAATTTACACAAAAATCACTTACACTTTCAGAAGGAACTTATGTTTTTGAGGTTTCAAACAACAATGCTGCTCCAGAAGTTGGATTAGTTTTAATTAAAGACGGTAAAGATGGTTCTAAACCAGAAAACCATATAAAAGACGCGTATGTTTCTCAAATGGTAAAACACGGTAAAAAAGAATCTTCTAAAGAAGTAATCTTGAAAAAAGGAACGTATAAATACTTTTGTCCTTTTAACAAAACGCCTCAATATACATTGGTTGTTGAATAA
- a CDS encoding carboxymuconolactone decarboxylase family protein — MSTFNVPKREEVSANNQAIFDQLEKGLGFVPNLYAAFAHSETALGNFLAIGAGKTSFSAKEKEVINLAVSQVNECVYCLSAHTAIGKMNGFSEDQILELRVGKASFDTKLNALANFSRSVALNRGAATPETVENLYAQGYTKGNLADAIILIGEISITNYFHKTTDVAVDFPVAQSLEVATL; from the coding sequence ATGAGCACATTTAACGTACCAAAAAGAGAAGAAGTATCAGCAAACAATCAAGCAATTTTTGATCAATTAGAAAAAGGTTTAGGTTTTGTACCAAACTTATATGCAGCATTTGCACATAGTGAAACAGCTTTAGGAAACTTCTTAGCAATAGGAGCTGGTAAAACAAGCTTCTCAGCAAAAGAAAAAGAAGTAATCAATTTAGCAGTAAGTCAAGTAAACGAATGTGTTTATTGTTTATCTGCACACACAGCAATAGGTAAAATGAATGGTTTTTCTGAAGATCAAATTTTAGAATTAAGAGTAGGTAAAGCATCATTTGATACAAAATTAAATGCCTTAGCTAATTTTTCTAGAAGTGTAGCTTTAAATAGAGGAGCTGCAACACCAGAAACAGTAGAGAATTTATACGCTCAAGGATATACAAAAGGAAATCTTGCAGATGCAATTATCTTAATCGGAGAAATTTCAATTACAAACTACTTCCATAAAACTACAGATGTAGCAGTAGATTTTCCAGTAGCACAATCTTTAGAAGTAGCAACTTTATAA
- a CDS encoding helix-turn-helix domain-containing protein produces the protein MAVQDIVKYAYKDTFSVSTVQFEKACTIDHNEQQNAYSIYWIKEGQGTYNIDFEQYSFTDNVLFFLSPGQVFTVDSEQIKTAYKLTFVRDFYCIQTHDKEVACNGILFNNIYETPFVKPCEKDTKKLSFILESLIEEFQQNETAQYDMLQSYLKQFIICAVRVKKENHVIKEDTETRLFKDFSLLVEQNFRTLHSVTAYANRLGVSPKSITKHFQKLGTKTPSDFIKNRILLEAKRQLIYTDKSVKEIAFELGFNDPAYFTRFFTKANSKSPLQFKKDY, from the coding sequence ATGGCAGTTCAAGACATTGTAAAATACGCTTATAAAGATACTTTTTCGGTAAGTACAGTTCAGTTTGAAAAAGCCTGTACAATAGATCATAATGAGCAACAAAACGCCTATTCCATTTACTGGATTAAAGAAGGGCAAGGAACTTATAATATCGATTTTGAGCAATACTCATTTACAGACAATGTGTTGTTTTTCTTATCGCCTGGACAAGTGTTTACGGTAGATTCCGAACAAATTAAAACAGCTTATAAACTTACTTTTGTACGAGATTTTTACTGCATACAAACACACGATAAAGAAGTAGCATGCAACGGAATTCTATTCAACAATATTTATGAAACGCCGTTTGTAAAACCTTGTGAGAAAGATACCAAAAAGCTTAGTTTTATTTTAGAAAGCCTTATTGAAGAGTTTCAGCAAAACGAAACGGCTCAATATGACATGTTACAATCTTATTTAAAGCAATTTATTATTTGCGCAGTTCGTGTAAAGAAAGAAAATCATGTTATTAAAGAAGACACAGAAACACGTCTTTTTAAAGATTTTAGTTTGTTGGTAGAGCAAAACTTTAGAACGCTTCATTCCGTAACTGCGTATGCAAATAGATTGGGAGTTTCTCCAAAATCTATTACCAAACACTTTCAAAAGTTAGGCACAAAAACTCCGTCAGACTTTATTAAAAACCGAATTTTACTTGAAGCAAAGCGTCAACTTATATACACAGATAAATCTGTAAAGGAAATAGCTTTTGAACTTGGTTTTAACGATCCAGCTTATTTTACGCGCTTTTTTACTAAAGCAAACTCAAAATCTCCACTTCAATTTAAAAAGGATTACTAG
- a CDS encoding cytochrome-c peroxidase has protein sequence MKTRKVILLASIISLFFSCDKDEEKYVLIEENPLLELNLPETYFNYANILLPDHYTIDEFPSQFNFPAVTELDNTPANNPITNAGATLGRVLFYDTKLSGNGTVSCASCHKAEQGFSDPNVLSIGFEGEETRRHSMGIVNARYNAGGKFFWDERAETLEEQVLMPFQDEVEMGLTLQELVSITSNQTYYPILFQDAFGDPTITSDRISKALSQFVRSLVSVTSKYDLAREDVDSPITDFPSFTNQENNGKRLFYLPRQLTNGVSGNCVGCHQTEAFIGPSLTNLGPLTTFTTTNGLDATSTTDLGVNETTGNPNDIGKFKIPSLKNIAIRPPYMHDGRFATLEEVVEHYSSGIQNHQNLISPLVNSNGEVGQFNFTQQEKDALVAFLKTLTDNQMLSDEKYSNPFE, from the coding sequence ATGAAAACAAGAAAAGTTATATTACTTGCGTCAATAATATCTTTATTTTTTTCTTGTGATAAAGATGAAGAAAAATATGTCTTAATAGAAGAAAATCCGCTTTTAGAATTAAATCTCCCTGAAACTTATTTTAATTACGCAAACATTCTATTACCAGACCACTACACAATCGATGAATTTCCTTCACAATTTAATTTTCCAGCTGTTACGGAATTAGATAATACACCAGCAAATAACCCAATAACAAATGCTGGAGCAACATTAGGTAGAGTACTTTTTTATGACACTAAACTTAGTGGGAACGGAACCGTTTCATGTGCTTCTTGCCATAAAGCTGAACAAGGTTTTTCTGATCCAAACGTACTAAGTATAGGTTTTGAAGGGGAAGAAACACGAAGACATTCTATGGGAATTGTAAATGCTCGCTATAATGCTGGCGGAAAGTTCTTTTGGGATGAACGTGCTGAAACTTTAGAAGAACAAGTTTTAATGCCCTTTCAAGACGAAGTAGAAATGGGTTTAACGCTTCAAGAACTTGTAAGTATTACCAGTAATCAAACATATTATCCTATCTTATTTCAAGATGCTTTTGGAGACCCTACAATTACAAGTGATAGAATTTCAAAAGCTTTGTCTCAGTTTGTTCGAAGTCTTGTAAGCGTTACGTCAAAATATGATTTAGCTAGAGAAGATGTTGATTCTCCAATTACTGATTTCCCAAGTTTTACAAATCAAGAAAATAATGGAAAAAGGCTTTTCTATTTACCACGTCAACTTACAAATGGAGTAAGTGGGAACTGTGTTGGTTGCCATCAAACAGAAGCATTTATAGGTCCTTCACTTACCAATCTAGGTCCTCTTACAACTTTTACAACAACAAATGGTTTAGATGCCACTTCCACTACAGATTTAGGAGTTAATGAGACAACAGGAAATCCAAACGATATTGGAAAGTTTAAAATTCCTTCACTTAAAAACATTGCTATTCGTCCACCTTATATGCATGATGGTAGGTTTGCAACTCTAGAAGAAGTGGTTGAACATTATAGTTCAGGTATTCAAAATCACCAAAACTTAATATCACCCTTGGTAAATAGTAACGGAGAAGTTGGTCAGTTTAACTTTACTCAGCAAGAAAAAGATGCTTTAGTTGCGTTTCTAAAAACATTAACAGATAACCAAATGCTCTCTGATGAAAAATATAGCAATCCATTTGAATAA
- a CDS encoding sulfatase-like hydrolase/transferase → MKNIAIHLNNMKQLLFITLIFTFFSCGKDETIINNTNPIESSPNILLIIADDMGKDATNGFSEGIIKPNTPNIDAIKNTGLSFNNFWVYPTCTPTRSSIITGKYGYRTGVKWVGDQLDLSETILQKYINNNTSNTYATAIVGKWHLSANNTTINPENLGLDYYAGIFNGAVSNYYNWELTENINTTTQTEYTTKKLTDLGIDWIKEQEKPWFMWLAYNAPHTPFHVPPNEMHSQGNLPDYTNGIDETPYFMAAIEAMDFQIGKMINSLTEDEKENTIIIFIGDNGTTSEVVQSPYTRNKAKGSLYQGGINTPMFISGKGVSRTGIDNNLITSTDLFATIAEISGVSVNEIHDSKSFKSLLYQPSTIRHFQYSEKDDGTNNLWTISNGNYKLIEKANSNKELYNLINDAYEQNNLLNGTLSNTETNAKTELENELLNIRQ, encoded by the coding sequence ATGAAAAATATAGCAATCCATTTGAATAACATGAAACAATTACTTTTTATAACTCTAATCTTTACGTTTTTTAGCTGTGGTAAAGATGAAACAATAATTAACAATACAAACCCTATTGAGAGTTCTCCTAACATACTTTTAATTATTGCAGATGATATGGGAAAAGATGCTACAAATGGGTTTTCTGAAGGAATTATAAAACCGAATACGCCCAACATTGATGCTATAAAAAACACAGGGCTTAGTTTTAATAATTTTTGGGTTTACCCAACCTGTACGCCAACACGATCTTCTATTATTACAGGTAAGTATGGTTATAGAACAGGTGTAAAATGGGTTGGTGATCAATTAGATTTATCTGAAACTATTCTTCAAAAATATATTAACAATAATACCTCTAATACATACGCAACTGCAATTGTAGGGAAATGGCATTTATCTGCCAACAATACAACTATAAATCCAGAAAACTTAGGATTGGATTATTATGCAGGTATTTTTAATGGAGCAGTTAGTAATTATTATAATTGGGAGTTAACTGAAAATATAAATACAACAACGCAAACGGAATATACTACCAAAAAATTAACCGATTTAGGAATAGATTGGATTAAAGAACAAGAAAAACCATGGTTTATGTGGTTAGCATATAATGCACCACATACACCATTTCACGTTCCACCAAATGAAATGCATTCTCAAGGAAATTTACCTGATTACACTAATGGAATTGATGAAACACCTTACTTTATGGCAGCAATAGAAGCTATGGATTTCCAAATTGGTAAAATGATAAATTCGCTAACTGAAGATGAAAAGGAAAATACTATAATCATTTTTATTGGAGATAACGGTACAACTTCAGAAGTTGTTCAGAGTCCTTACACAAGAAATAAAGCAAAAGGAAGTTTATACCAAGGTGGAATAAATACACCAATGTTCATTTCGGGGAAAGGAGTTTCTAGAACAGGAATTGATAATAACTTAATCACAAGTACAGATTTGTTTGCTACTATTGCTGAAATTTCTGGTGTATCTGTTAATGAAATTCACGATAGTAAAAGTTTTAAATCTTTACTATATCAACCATCAACTATTCGTCATTTTCAATATTCAGAAAAAGATGATGGAACAAATAATCTTTGGACTATAAGTAACGGAAACTATAAGTTAATAGAAAAGGCTAATAGCAACAAAGAATTATACAATTTAATTAATGATGCTTACGAACAAAACAATTTATTAAATGGAACACTATCTAATACAGAAACTAATGCTAAAACTGAATTAGAAAATGAATTATTAAATATTCGACAATAA
- the brnQ gene encoding branched-chain amino acid transport system II carrier protein — MNKTKEIWIAGFALFSLFFGAGNLILPPTLGVKSGLNWWIVVLGFVLTAVAIPILAIFAHAKLQGTLYDFGKKVSPIFSSVYCFLIYIISVAIPSPRTAAVTHEMTVQPFFETPALLTSIVYFGLVFIFAINRSRVIGLIGKFLTPIIVLILLGIIVVAIFTSPETVNPSVFKTPFIDGLLEGYQTFDAIGGVVVGAVIIISLNYSSHTTFDAKRKLIRKAGLIAGTGLLLIYGGLILSGSLFSSTFAENSSRTQVLSSLSSQTLGNFGTTFLSVLVALACFTTAVGIVTGTADYIKGIYKNSKKIYIITAAIACIIGVIVGSYKVDLIITLAVPALMFLYPITIVLILLNVLPEKYASAMVFKMVVLVTFIFSIPDFLGFIIPRESLTGIKSIIPFAEHSLGWVLPALITFLVLNLNKLTSNK, encoded by the coding sequence ATGAATAAAACGAAAGAAATTTGGATTGCAGGTTTTGCGCTTTTCTCACTCTTTTTTGGAGCTGGAAACTTAATTTTACCACCAACATTGGGTGTAAAATCGGGTTTAAATTGGTGGATTGTTGTTTTGGGATTTGTTTTAACAGCTGTTGCAATTCCTATTTTAGCAATTTTTGCACATGCAAAACTACAAGGAACGTTGTATGATTTTGGTAAAAAAGTGTCACCTATTTTTAGTTCAGTTTACTGTTTTCTAATTTATATTATTTCTGTTGCAATTCCATCTCCAAGAACGGCGGCGGTAACGCATGAAATGACTGTGCAGCCATTTTTTGAAACACCAGCACTTTTAACAAGTATTGTTTATTTTGGGTTGGTTTTTATTTTTGCAATAAATAGATCAAGAGTTATTGGTTTAATCGGTAAGTTTTTAACGCCAATTATAGTTTTAATTCTACTCGGAATTATTGTGGTTGCAATTTTTACTTCACCAGAAACAGTAAATCCTTCAGTATTTAAAACTCCTTTTATAGATGGACTTTTAGAAGGTTATCAAACTTTTGATGCAATTGGAGGTGTTGTTGTTGGTGCGGTTATTATTATTTCTTTAAACTATAGTAGTCATACAACTTTTGATGCCAAAAGAAAACTGATTAGAAAAGCAGGTTTAATTGCAGGAACAGGTTTATTATTAATTTACGGAGGTTTAATTTTAAGCGGATCATTATTTTCTTCAACTTTTGCAGAAAACTCTTCTAGAACCCAAGTTTTATCTAGTTTAAGTTCACAAACACTTGGTAATTTCGGAACCACTTTTTTAAGTGTCTTAGTTGCTTTAGCTTGTTTTACAACAGCCGTCGGTATTGTAACAGGAACAGCAGATTATATAAAAGGAATTTATAAAAATTCTAAAAAAATATACATAATTACTGCTGCAATTGCTTGTATAATTGGTGTTATTGTAGGAAGCTACAAAGTAGATTTAATTATTACGTTGGCTGTGCCAGCATTAATGTTTTTATATCCAATAACTATTGTGTTAATTCTATTAAATGTACTTCCAGAAAAATATGCATCAGCAATGGTTTTTAAAATGGTTGTTTTAGTAACCTTTATATTTAGTATCCCAGATTTTTTAGGATTTATTATTCCAAGAGAAAGCTTAACGGGTATAAAAAGTATTATTCCGTTTGCTGAACATAGTTTAGGTTGGGTTTTACCAGCACTTATTACCTTTTTGGTGTTGAATTTAAATAAATTAACTAGTAATAAATAA
- a CDS encoding alpha/beta fold hydrolase, protein MILQHKGINIFYSDVGKGSAVVLLHGFLENTTMWKDIVPKLTKRNRVITIDLLGHGQTDCLGYVHSMETMAEAVEAVLKHLKLRRITLIGHSLGGYVALAFAEKNQKKIKGLCLMNSTAQADDEERKKLRARANKMVQNSFESMVKMSVANLFSSENWTRFSNEIESTKTEALKTPIQGYIATNEGMKERPNREAVLLNSSYKKLMIIGKKDPVLNYNSLIEECKRTKTETVVFPDGHMSHIENKEELITTLKSFLKDF, encoded by the coding sequence ATGATTTTACAACACAAAGGCATCAATATTTTTTATTCAGACGTTGGAAAAGGAAGCGCTGTGGTTTTATTACATGGTTTTTTAGAAAATACAACAATGTGGAAAGACATAGTTCCTAAACTTACTAAAAGAAATAGAGTAATTACTATAGATTTACTTGGTCATGGACAAACGGATTGTTTGGGTTATGTGCATTCTATGGAGACAATGGCTGAAGCTGTTGAAGCAGTTTTAAAACATTTAAAATTACGTAGAATAACATTAATAGGTCATTCTTTGGGCGGTTATGTTGCATTGGCGTTTGCTGAAAAAAATCAGAAAAAAATTAAAGGTTTGTGTTTAATGAATTCTACCGCGCAAGCGGATGATGAAGAACGAAAAAAACTACGTGCTAGAGCTAATAAAATGGTTCAAAATAGTTTTGAAAGCATGGTTAAAATGTCTGTTGCCAATTTGTTTTCTTCGGAAAATTGGACGCGTTTTTCAAACGAAATAGAATCAACAAAAACGGAAGCATTAAAAACACCAATACAAGGTTATATTGCCACAAATGAAGGCATGAAAGAAAGACCAAATAGAGAAGCTGTTTTATTGAATTCGAGCTATAAAAAGTTGATGATTATTGGTAAAAAAGATCCAGTTTTAAATTATAACTCTTTGATTGAAGAATGCAAAAGAACCAAAACCGAAACAGTTGTTTTTCCTGATGGACACATGAGTCATATTGAAAATAAAGAGGAATTAATTACTACTTTAAAAAGTTTTTTGAAGGATTTTTAA
- a CDS encoding helix-turn-helix domain-containing protein, with amino-acid sequence MREISLLSIIGIVSFCISLLLAFFLLSVKSKNKISNKLFAAFLILSAIDLSGWFQYLYLPGLSNLGMLKSLFSFFQMPVLYFYVLSVCYSDFKLKPKHLLHTIPFFIANILLIPRFYAVNQELKIKLWEDYNSIWELIYVHISIELQFIIYIILIFILLNRYKKIYQQNFSDTGSKAFDWLFQFTLVSAIIHSVVIVKNFLKYIDNRENTFESVQLLVSILGLIVICWYVLKALKYPQLFNAVDSKTALVSSSKNIFKNENNKEIERLTSYMKTEKPYLNPSLSIRNLAEELKMNSRDVSVLINQNLNQHFFDFVNEYRIKEAMEILKNPSKSKHTVLEILYEVGFNSKSSFNTAFKKHTGKTPTEFRKST; translated from the coding sequence ATGAGAGAAATAAGTTTATTATCTATAATTGGTATTGTCTCTTTTTGTATTTCTCTTTTATTGGCTTTTTTCCTTCTTTCAGTAAAGTCAAAAAATAAAATTAGCAACAAGTTATTTGCTGCTTTTTTAATTTTAAGCGCTATTGATTTAAGTGGTTGGTTTCAATACCTATATCTTCCTGGTTTAAGTAATTTAGGAATGTTAAAAAGCCTGTTTTCTTTTTTTCAGATGCCCGTTTTGTATTTTTATGTGCTATCTGTATGTTATTCCGATTTTAAGTTAAAACCAAAACATTTACTTCATACAATTCCTTTTTTTATTGCTAACATCTTATTAATACCGAGGTTTTATGCTGTAAATCAGGAATTAAAAATAAAGCTATGGGAAGACTATAATAGTATTTGGGAACTTATATATGTGCATATTTCTATTGAATTACAGTTTATTATTTATATCATCTTAATTTTTATACTATTAAATAGGTATAAGAAAATTTATCAGCAAAATTTTTCTGATACAGGTTCCAAAGCATTCGATTGGCTTTTTCAATTTACTCTAGTTTCAGCAATAATACACAGTGTTGTTATTGTAAAAAACTTTTTAAAGTATATTGATAATAGAGAAAATACTTTTGAGTCGGTACAATTACTTGTTAGTATTTTAGGACTTATAGTTATTTGTTGGTATGTTCTAAAAGCATTAAAGTACCCTCAATTATTTAATGCCGTTGATTCTAAAACAGCATTAGTTTCTTCTTCTAAGAACATCTTTAAAAACGAAAATAATAAAGAAATTGAACGATTAACTTCTTACATGAAAACTGAAAAACCATATTTAAATCCTTCTTTATCAATTCGGAATTTGGCAGAAGAACTTAAGATGAATTCTAGAGATGTTTCTGTATTGATTAATCAAAATTTAAATCAGCATTTTTTCGATTTTGTAAATGAATACAGAATAAAAGAAGCAATGGAAATATTAAAAAATCCATCTAAAAGTAAGCATACAGTTTTAGAAATCTTGTATGAAGTCGGTTTTAATTCTAAATCTTCTTTTAATACTGCTTTCAAAAAGCACACTGGAAAAACCCCAACCGAGTTCAGGAAAAGCACTTAA
- a CDS encoding TonB-dependent receptor domain-containing protein has protein sequence MKTSKRVKALLIVLFFPVIIFAQSISGKVKDASENIPFADIIIKDALNKIITGTSTDDNGSFNIALKKGNYIVTVSFLGYKNWSKQVLIDTNNLNLGTIVLVENSENLEEVIVKSNKRIIERKVDRLVFNVEKSIVASAGNGIDILKIAPRVQVQNGVVAILGKGTSRVLINGRISPLEGEDLTNFLNGLSANDIKSIEIITNPPAKYDASGNGGLINIILKKGIQDSWRNSTTLVYNQNRYNFGTIRNNFYLNKNKISLSASVNATKGNFENAEGLQIKYPTNFWDINVDSKMSNDSFSGRVLLDYAVSENTTIGIQYLGNTSKPGGYTTTTSTILNNNDTLDRTLVNKGDNDVKNKNNSVNFHAITAIDSLGKSLSFDVDYFSFSSKNNRDFITEEFNNTGNSQGINSAAINLSNQEINNFSSKVDFDYPLKKVNLSFGLKASFTNTVSDVLFYNSISGSPVLDASRSNNFTYKEDNFAAYASGNTKLNDKLEMQFGLRLENTKTEGVNEEINQKNLNDYTKLFPTLYFSYAKNENNNFGISYGRRINRPNFRNLNPFRYYINDNSYSEGNPFLQPTFSDNFELSHSYKRKFNTSLSLNIITDGSGTVFTSDAVNQTQIVTRENYYKQYNYVFTESFSYSKMSWWQSQNSFNLLGFYTKFTKDFGTKPKNGVQLYLTSNNTFSLAENTKLQVNTSYSSKHNRGLFSVGEMFDLSFGLQHNFTKSNIKLSLLANDVLNTNSLNNYVSVVDGIEQIYRQNESSRNFRISLSYDFGNKKINVKDRNFGNNDERNRTN, from the coding sequence ATGAAAACTTCAAAAAGAGTTAAAGCGTTATTAATAGTATTATTTTTTCCTGTAATAATATTTGCACAAAGCATTTCAGGAAAAGTAAAAGATGCTTCAGAAAACATTCCTTTTGCCGATATAATAATTAAGGATGCATTAAATAAGATAATTACTGGAACTTCAACGGATGACAATGGAAGCTTTAATATCGCCTTAAAAAAAGGAAATTATATTGTTACAGTTTCTTTTTTGGGTTATAAAAATTGGTCAAAACAAGTTTTAATTGATACTAATAACTTAAATCTTGGAACAATTGTTTTAGTTGAAAATTCTGAAAACTTAGAAGAAGTTATTGTTAAGTCTAACAAAAGAATTATTGAAAGAAAAGTTGATAGACTTGTTTTTAATGTTGAAAAAAGCATTGTAGCTTCAGCTGGAAATGGTATTGATATTTTAAAAATAGCACCAAGAGTTCAAGTTCAAAATGGTGTGGTTGCAATTCTTGGAAAAGGAACTTCTAGAGTATTAATTAATGGCAGAATTTCTCCATTGGAAGGAGAAGATTTAACTAATTTTTTAAACGGATTAAGTGCAAACGACATTAAAAGTATTGAGATAATTACGAATCCGCCAGCAAAATATGATGCTTCAGGAAATGGAGGTTTAATAAATATTATCTTAAAAAAAGGAATTCAAGACTCTTGGAGAAATTCTACTACATTAGTTTACAATCAAAATAGATACAATTTTGGTACCATTAGAAATAATTTCTATTTAAATAAAAATAAAATTTCACTTTCAGCAAGTGTAAACGCTACAAAAGGAAATTTTGAAAATGCTGAAGGTTTACAAATAAAATATCCAACTAATTTTTGGGATATAAATGTAGATTCTAAAATGAGTAACGACAGTTTTTCCGGAAGAGTTTTATTAGATTATGCTGTTTCAGAAAACACAACAATTGGTATACAATATTTAGGAAATACTAGTAAACCTGGAGGTTATACTACAACAACTTCTACAATTTTAAATAATAATGATACTTTAGACAGAACCCTAGTTAACAAAGGTGATAATGATGTTAAAAACAAAAATAATTCTGTAAATTTTCATGCTATTACCGCCATAGACTCTTTGGGTAAAAGCCTTTCTTTTGATGTTGATTACTTTAGTTTTAGTTCAAAGAACAATAGAGATTTTATAACCGAAGAATTTAATAATACTGGAAATTCTCAAGGAATAAACTCTGCCGCAATAAATCTTTCTAACCAAGAAATTAATAATTTTAGTTCTAAGGTTGATTTTGATTATCCACTAAAAAAAGTAAATCTTTCTTTTGGATTAAAAGCTAGTTTTACCAATACAGTTAGTGATGTTTTATTTTATAACTCAATTTCTGGTTCTCCTGTATTAGATGCATCTAGATCTAATAATTTTACATATAAAGAAGATAATTTTGCCGCTTATGCTTCTGGAAATACTAAGTTAAACGATAAATTAGAAATGCAGTTTGGATTGCGTTTAGAAAATACAAAAACCGAAGGTGTAAATGAAGAAATTAATCAGAAAAACTTAAACGATTACACAAAATTATTTCCAACTTTATATTTTTCGTACGCAAAAAATGAAAATAATAATTTTGGTATCTCTTATGGAAGAAGAATTAATAGACCAAATTTTAGAAATTTAAATCCGTTTAGATATTATATTAATGACAATAGTTATAGTGAAGGAAATCCTTTTTTACAACCAACATTTAGTGATAATTTTGAGTTATCACATTCTTACAAAAGAAAATTTAATACAAGCTTATCTTTAAATATTATTACAGACGGATCTGGAACTGTTTTTACTTCTGATGCAGTAAATCAGACACAAATTGTTACCAGAGAAAATTATTACAAACAATATAATTATGTTTTTACTGAGAGCTTTTCTTATAGTAAAATGTCTTGGTGGCAAAGTCAAAATAGTTTTAATTTATTAGGGTTTTACACAAAATTCACAAAAGACTTTGGAACAAAGCCTAAAAATGGAGTGCAATTATATTTAACATCTAACAATACTTTTTCTTTAGCCGAAAACACAAAACTTCAAGTTAACACTTCATATAGCTCAAAACACAATAGAGGTTTGTTTAGCGTTGGAGAAATGTTTGATTTATCATTTGGATTACAACATAATTTCACAAAAAGTAATATTAAATTATCTTTATTAGCAAATGATGTTTTAAATACTAATAGTTTAAATAATTATGTTTCTGTAGTAGACGGAATTGAACAGATTTACAGGCAAAATGAAAGCTCTAGAAACTTTAGAATTTCACTTTCTTATGATTTTGGGAACAAAAAAATAAATGTAAAAGATAGAAATTTTGGAAATAATGATGAGCGAAATAGAACAAATTAG